In endosymbiont of unidentified scaly snail isolate Monju, the following are encoded in one genomic region:
- a CDS encoding tetratricopeptide repeat protein, producing the protein MSVKHPTLTWIAILVFGAGLITGAQAAGLPTAEELRSAAEAGAPWAQLNLGAAYDHGLAGMPRDPRQAVIWYRRAAEQGLAKAQFNLAHCLVTGCDGTTDPAEARRWMRRAAEQDMADAQFLYGVMLAEGLGGPVDRTAALRWLRRAARSGQVDAADYLARFED; encoded by the coding sequence ATGAGCGTCAAGCATCCGACCTTGACATGGATCGCGATTCTGGTCTTCGGCGCCGGCTTGATCACCGGCGCGCAGGCGGCTGGCCTGCCCACCGCCGAGGAACTGCGTTCCGCTGCCGAGGCCGGTGCTCCCTGGGCACAGCTCAACCTGGGCGCCGCCTACGACCATGGCCTGGCCGGCATGCCACGCGACCCGCGGCAGGCCGTGATCTGGTATCGCCGCGCCGCCGAACAGGGGTTGGCCAAGGCCCAGTTCAACCTGGCCCACTGCCTGGTCACCGGCTGCGATGGCACCACCGACCCTGCCGAGGCCCGTCGGTGGATGCGACGGGCTGCTGAACAGGACATGGCCGACGCCCAGTTTCTCTACGGTGTCATGCTCGCCGAAGGGCTCGGCGGCCCGGTCGACCGCACCGCAGCGCTGCGCTGGCTTCGGCGCGCAGCCCGCTCGGGGCAGGTCGATGCGGCGGACTATCTGGCAAGATTCGAGGACTGA
- a CDS encoding methyl-accepting chemotaxis protein: MDRLFFRLSISHSLHIAFGFMLALVVGVSLVGLNGLQATERRVNEVVNHIQPAATAAQDLVRQVYQANAALGLYLKVREPTYLERYRQANQALDARLAALETALQAVGSSEPEQQQEIADLIRRFQAFEPRIVALSASDAANMPALAMASERLNPQNMIILQTLSEMLALEQEVDSELAEELANWRPSFVEQSPGQWVPAARDVPAADIQGRLGVLNALRGYLANRTPAFLENLKMYLEQNQTALDKLRAAEDLLTFEQADAFERLLAAREAYVSALDEVLALHSGDQAYRDVHLVRTELGPLAARLSARLQDLLDTLVERTRSESERLATDVGSARDMMLVISVFGVLLAGALGWLLTRSIRSKLERAVAAMQDIAEGEGDLTRELDLRGHDEMARLADAFNRFLGKIRGTVMAVAEAVDQLSEAARHMARVSEAAREGTVEQQRQTDGVAASTTELSDAARNVLEMVDQGKQASCAARAAAGESDATLQATQAAMDRLAADVERAAGVMKGLEQDSESIGGVLDVIRGIAEQTNLLALNAAIEAARAGEQGRGFAVVADEVRTLASRTQESTQDIQSMIERLQEAARNAAEVMRASTGHAQETVGQARATSEALRQINEQVEQIDQLINRIAGAAGQQVESVERIRENVVTISGVAQRTSDGAAELDEGIGALHDIAARLHGLVGSFRV, translated from the coding sequence ATGGACAGGTTGTTTTTCCGGCTGTCGATAAGCCACAGCTTGCACATTGCCTTCGGGTTCATGCTGGCCCTGGTGGTCGGTGTGTCGCTGGTTGGGCTCAATGGATTGCAGGCTACCGAGCGGCGGGTGAATGAGGTGGTCAACCATATCCAGCCGGCTGCAACGGCTGCCCAGGACCTGGTGCGCCAGGTGTATCAGGCCAATGCCGCCCTGGGCCTGTATCTGAAAGTCCGCGAGCCGACCTATCTCGAGCGTTATCGCCAGGCCAACCAGGCACTCGACGCGCGTCTCGCGGCGCTGGAGACGGCCTTGCAGGCGGTTGGCAGCAGCGAACCTGAGCAGCAGCAGGAGATTGCCGACCTCATTCGCCGCTTCCAGGCCTTCGAGCCCCGGATCGTGGCACTGTCCGCCTCGGACGCGGCCAACATGCCGGCACTGGCGATGGCCAGCGAGCGTCTCAATCCGCAGAACATGATTATCTTGCAGACCCTGTCCGAGATGCTGGCCTTGGAGCAGGAAGTGGACAGCGAACTGGCCGAAGAGCTGGCGAACTGGCGTCCGTCCTTCGTCGAACAGTCGCCCGGCCAGTGGGTGCCAGCGGCGCGCGACGTCCCGGCGGCCGACATCCAGGGACGCCTGGGGGTGCTCAACGCCTTGCGTGGCTATCTGGCCAACCGTACTCCGGCCTTCCTGGAAAACCTGAAGATGTATCTCGAGCAGAACCAGACCGCGCTCGACAAGCTGCGGGCCGCCGAGGATCTGCTCACCTTCGAGCAGGCTGACGCCTTCGAACGCCTGCTGGCAGCACGCGAAGCCTATGTGAGTGCGCTCGACGAGGTGCTGGCCCTGCATTCCGGCGATCAGGCCTATCGGGACGTGCACCTGGTGCGTACCGAGCTGGGGCCGCTGGCGGCCAGGTTGTCCGCCCGCCTGCAGGATCTGCTCGATACCCTGGTCGAACGTACCCGTTCGGAGAGCGAGCGTCTGGCCACCGATGTGGGCTCGGCGCGCGACATGATGCTGGTGATCTCGGTCTTCGGTGTGTTGCTCGCCGGTGCCCTGGGCTGGTTGCTGACCCGCTCGATTCGCAGCAAGCTGGAACGTGCGGTCGCTGCCATGCAGGACATCGCCGAAGGCGAGGGGGATCTCACGCGTGAGCTGGACCTGCGCGGCCATGACGAGATGGCGCGCCTGGCCGATGCCTTCAACCGTTTTCTGGGCAAGATCCGCGGCACCGTGATGGCGGTGGCCGAGGCAGTCGATCAACTCTCCGAGGCGGCCCGGCACATGGCCCGGGTGAGCGAGGCGGCGCGTGAGGGCACGGTGGAACAGCAGCGCCAGACCGACGGCGTGGCCGCCTCCACCACCGAGCTGTCGGATGCCGCGCGCAACGTGCTGGAGATGGTCGATCAGGGCAAGCAGGCCTCGTGCGCGGCACGGGCCGCCGCCGGCGAGAGTGATGCCACCTTGCAGGCCACCCAGGCCGCAATGGATCGCCTGGCCGCCGACGTGGAACGGGCCGCCGGGGTGATGAAGGGTCTGGAGCAGGACAGCGAGAGCATCGGCGGGGTGCTGGACGTGATCCGCGGCATTGCCGAACAGACCAACCTGCTGGCGTTGAATGCCGCCATCGAGGCGGCACGCGCGGGTGAACAGGGACGCGGTTTCGCGGTGGTGGCCGACGAGGTGCGTACCCTGGCCAGCCGTACCCAGGAGTCCACTCAGGACATCCAGTCGATGATCGAGCGCCTGCAAGAGGCGGCACGCAATGCCGCCGAGGTGATGCGCGCCAGTACCGGGCATGCCCAGGAGACGGTGGGCCAGGCACGTGCCACGAGCGAGGCGCTGCGCCAGATCAACGAGCAGGTCGAACAGATCGACCAGCTCATCAACCGCATCGCGGGGGCTGCTGGCCAACAGGTGGAATCGGTCGAGCGCATCCGCGAAAACGTGGTCACCATCAGCGGTGTAGCCCAGCGCACCAGCGACGGAGCGGCCGAGCTCGACGAAGGCATCGGCGCCCTGCACGACATCGCTGCACGCCTGCACGGCCTGGTCGGCTCGTTCCGGGTGTAG
- a CDS encoding antitoxin Xre/MbcA/ParS toxin-binding domain-containing protein, which produces MSEDKQAAEDKREALVQITQAVMRLMDAWELNIQQMQALLLLPSNVRARAFQKYRDGKDVLPDDADVLRRASYLLRIADALRTTYPRNPRMSGRWIKQAHRRFGRRSPLSIILEGGEGGMIAVLSELDCTFSWDLTGSKGTSCRPAGNS; this is translated from the coding sequence ATGAGTGAAGACAAGCAAGCCGCAGAGGACAAGCGCGAGGCCCTGGTGCAGATCACCCAGGCGGTAATGCGCCTGATGGACGCCTGGGAACTGAACATCCAGCAGATGCAGGCCTTGCTGCTGCTGCCCTCGAATGTGCGCGCGCGAGCCTTCCAGAAATACCGCGACGGCAAGGACGTGCTGCCCGACGATGCGGACGTGCTGCGCCGCGCCAGCTATCTGTTGCGCATCGCCGATGCCCTGCGTACGACCTATCCGCGCAATCCGCGCATGTCCGGCCGCTGGATCAAGCAGGCCCACCGTCGCTTTGGTCGGCGCTCACCGCTGTCGATCATCCTCGAAGGCGGCGAGGGCGGCATGATTGCCGTACTCTCCGAACTCGACTGCACTTTCTCCTGGGATCTCACCGGTTCGAAAGGCACGTCTTGCCGCCCCGCTGGCAACTCCTAA
- a CDS encoding phosphoribosylaminoimidazolesuccinocarboxamide synthase, whose product MNALFETDLPELELLHRGKVRDIYAIDEQRMLIVTTDRLSAFDVVLPQPIPGKGEVLTRVAKFWFRRMQPLIPNHLLDDDLSEVLPEAATRERLGDRTMIVRRLRPLPVEAIVRGYLIGSGWKDYQATGKVCGIELPPGLQLADRLPEAIYTPSTKAAVGEHDENIDFAATVDLLGRELAEQVRETSLRIYNEAAAYARERGIIIADTKFEFGLDEDGHLHLIDEVLTPDSSRFWPADQYRPGISPPSFDKQFVRDYLETLDWDKTPPGPELPAQIIDKTAEKYHEAERLLTGA is encoded by the coding sequence ATGAACGCCCTTTTCGAAACCGACCTGCCCGAGCTGGAACTGCTGCACCGCGGCAAGGTGCGCGACATCTACGCCATCGACGAGCAGCGCATGCTGATCGTCACCACCGACCGCCTGTCGGCCTTCGACGTGGTGCTGCCCCAGCCCATCCCCGGCAAGGGCGAGGTACTGACCCGGGTGGCGAAATTCTGGTTCCGGCGCATGCAGCCGCTGATCCCCAACCACCTGCTGGATGACGATCTGAGCGAGGTGCTCCCCGAAGCGGCCACCCGCGAGCGTCTGGGCGACCGCACCATGATCGTGCGCAGGCTGCGCCCGCTGCCGGTCGAGGCCATCGTGCGCGGCTATCTGATCGGCTCGGGCTGGAAGGACTACCAGGCGACAGGAAAGGTCTGTGGCATCGAACTGCCACCCGGCCTGCAACTGGCCGACCGCCTGCCCGAGGCCATCTACACCCCGTCCACCAAGGCGGCAGTGGGCGAGCACGACGAGAACATCGACTTCGCCGCCACGGTGGATCTGCTGGGGCGCGAACTGGCCGAGCAGGTGCGCGAGACCAGCCTGCGCATCTACAACGAGGCGGCGGCCTATGCCCGCGAACGCGGCATCATCATCGCAGACACCAAGTTCGAATTCGGCCTGGACGAGGACGGCCACCTGCACCTGATTGACGAGGTACTGACTCCCGATTCCTCACGCTTCTGGCCCGCCGACCAGTACCGTCCGGGCATCAGTCCGCCCAGCTTCGACAAACAGTTCGTGCGCGACTACCTCGAGACGCTCGACTGGGACAAGACCCCGCCCGGCCCCGAACTGCCTGCCCAAATCATCGACAAGACCGCCGAGAAATACCACGAGGCCGAGCGCCTGCTCACCGGCGCCTGA
- a CDS encoding glutaredoxin family protein codes for MARTPRITLYSTRRCPHCRQLKAWLQQRGLRFQEFDIETNRRAFKAFQRLGARGVPVLLVGEQRIDGFDRQRLQRLLG; via the coding sequence ATGGCCCGGACGCCGCGCATCACGCTCTACAGTACCCGCCGCTGTCCGCACTGCCGGCAACTCAAGGCCTGGCTGCAACAGCGCGGGCTGCGCTTCCAGGAATTTGACATCGAGACCAATCGCCGCGCCTTCAAGGCGTTCCAGCGCCTGGGCGCGCGTGGCGTGCCGGTGCTGCTGGTCGGCGAACAGCGTATCGACGGCTTCGACCGCCAGCGCCTGCAACGGCTGCTCGGATGA
- a CDS encoding serine/threonine protein kinase, whose protein sequence is MSHPYDRLSPDRVLDAIESAGFLPSGHVPALGSYENRVYQVGIEDSPPVIAKFYRPERWDEATILEEHAFSSELAAAEIPVVAPLARAGHTLFEHAGFRFALFPRQGGRAPEPGDLDQLEWIGRFLGRIHQAGSARPFRHRPALEVHRYGHAARAAVLESPLLPNAFRERYAGLSQALLDTIDEAFREIEPAALRLHGDCHHGNILWTDSGPHFVDLDDCCQGPAMQDLWMLLHGDRHEMTGQLDALLEGYRVFRDFDLRELALIEPLRSLRLIHYTGWLCRRWDDPAFPRAFPWLAEANWWEGHLNDLEQQGLRMAEPPLQLY, encoded by the coding sequence ATGAGCCATCCCTACGACCGCCTCTCGCCCGATCGGGTGCTCGACGCCATCGAAAGCGCAGGCTTTCTGCCCAGCGGGCACGTACCGGCGCTGGGCAGCTACGAGAACCGCGTCTACCAGGTCGGCATCGAGGACAGCCCGCCAGTGATCGCCAAGTTTTACCGCCCCGAACGCTGGGACGAGGCGACCATCCTGGAAGAACACGCCTTCAGCAGCGAACTGGCCGCCGCCGAGATCCCGGTGGTCGCCCCGCTGGCGCGGGCGGGCCACACTCTGTTCGAACACGCCGGCTTCCGCTTCGCGCTGTTCCCGCGCCAGGGCGGCCGCGCACCCGAGCCAGGCGACCTCGACCAGCTCGAGTGGATCGGTCGCTTCCTCGGCCGCATCCACCAGGCTGGCAGCGCCCGGCCCTTCCGGCATCGCCCGGCACTCGAAGTACACCGCTACGGTCATGCCGCGCGCGCGGCGGTGCTCGAAAGCCCCCTGCTGCCGAACGCCTTCCGCGAGCGCTACGCCGGGCTGAGTCAGGCACTGCTGGACACGATAGACGAGGCCTTCCGGGAGATCGAACCGGCGGCATTGCGCCTGCACGGCGACTGCCATCACGGCAACATCCTGTGGACCGACAGCGGCCCGCATTTCGTGGACCTGGACGACTGTTGCCAGGGCCCGGCCATGCAGGACCTGTGGATGCTGCTGCATGGCGACCGCCACGAGATGACAGGACAACTCGATGCTCTGCTCGAAGGCTACCGCGTGTTCCGCGACTTCGACCTGCGCGAACTGGCCCTGATCGAGCCCCTGCGCAGCCTGCGCCTGATCCACTACACTGGCTGGCTGTGCCGCCGCTGGGACGATCCCGCCTTCCCCCGCGCCTTCCCGTGGCTGGCCGAGGCCAACTGGTGGGAGGGCCATCTCAACGACCTGGAACAGCAGGGCCTGCGCATGGCCGAACCGCCATTGCAGCTGTACTGA
- the fba gene encoding class II fructose-bisphosphate aldolase (catalyzes the reversible aldol condensation of dihydroxyacetonephosphate and glyceraldehyde 3-phosphate in the Calvin cycle, glycolysis, and/or gluconeogenesis) produces the protein MALISLRQLLDHAAEHGYGIPAFNVNNLEQMRAIMEAAAETDSPVIVQASAGARSYAGAPFLRHLMQAAIEEWPDIPVCVHQDHGTSPAVCLRSIQLGFSSVMMDGSLGEDGKTPTTYEYNVDVTRTVVDMAHAGGVSVEGELGCLGSLETGMAGEEDGIGAEGKLDHSQLLTDPEEAADFVKKTGVDALAIAIGTSHGAYKFTRPPTGDILAIDRIKEIHARIPDTHLVMHGSSSVPQEWLKIINEYGGDMGETYGVPVEEIAEGIKHGVRKVNIDTDLRMASTGAIRKHLKENPSNFDPRKFMAAATAAMKDICKARYEAFGTAGNASKIKPISLEDMVKRYQSGELDPKIN, from the coding sequence ATGGCACTGATTTCCCTTCGTCAGCTGCTGGACCATGCCGCCGAGCACGGCTATGGCATTCCGGCGTTCAACGTCAACAACCTCGAGCAGATGCGCGCCATCATGGAAGCAGCGGCCGAGACCGATTCCCCGGTGATCGTGCAGGCCTCGGCCGGTGCCCGCAGCTACGCCGGCGCCCCCTTCCTGCGTCACCTCATGCAGGCCGCCATCGAAGAGTGGCCGGACATCCCGGTGTGCGTGCACCAGGACCACGGCACCTCTCCCGCGGTCTGCCTGCGTTCCATTCAGCTGGGCTTCTCCTCGGTGATGATGGACGGCTCCCTGGGCGAGGACGGCAAGACCCCGACCACCTACGAGTACAACGTCGATGTCACCCGTACCGTGGTCGACATGGCGCACGCCGGCGGTGTGTCGGTGGAAGGTGAGCTGGGCTGCCTGGGTTCGCTGGAGACCGGCATGGCCGGTGAGGAAGACGGCATCGGCGCCGAAGGCAAGCTGGACCACAGCCAGCTGCTGACCGATCCCGAAGAGGCCGCCGACTTCGTCAAGAAGACCGGCGTGGACGCCCTGGCCATCGCCATCGGCACCTCGCACGGCGCCTACAAGTTCACCCGTCCGCCGACGGGCGACATCCTCGCCATCGACCGCATCAAGGAAATCCACGCGCGCATCCCCGACACCCACCTGGTGATGCACGGTTCTTCCTCGGTGCCGCAGGAATGGCTGAAGATCATCAACGAATACGGTGGCGACATGGGCGAGACCTATGGCGTGCCGGTCGAGGAGATCGCGGAAGGCATCAAGCACGGCGTGCGCAAGGTGAACATCGACACCGACCTGCGCATGGCCTCCACCGGTGCCATCCGCAAGCACCTCAAGGAGAACCCCTCCAACTTCGACCCGCGGAAGTTCATGGCTGCGGCCACCGCCGCCATGAAGGACATCTGCAAGGCCCGCTACGAGGCCTTTGGTACCGCCGGCAATGCCTCCAAGATCAAGCCGATCTCGCTGGAGGACATGGTCAAGCGCTACCAGAGCGGCGAGCTGGACCCGAAGATCAACTGA
- the pyk gene encoding pyruvate kinase: MQRRTKIVATMGPATDDPKVLDELIAAGVDVVRLNMSHGSYEEHERRSELVRNRARASGRQVGVLVDLQGPKIRIGRFTDGKIQLQPGERFILDTAWDENAGNQERVGVTYPPLHEECTRGDTLLLNDGMIVLWVEEVVGTEIRCKVVIGGTLSNNKGINKQGGGLSAPALTEKDKKDILFAARIEADYIAISFVRSADDVQVARNLLRDAGGHGGVVAKIERAEALNNIDEIIDASDVIMVARGDLGVEIGDAELPAVQKELIHKARSMNCVVITATQMMESMIQNPIPTRAEVFDVANAVLDGTDAVMLSAETAAGKYPVKAVEAMDRVCKEAEKQSKARKSDHRLHSVFGRIDEAIAMATMYTANHLGVAAIACLTESGSTPKWMSRISSGIPIYALTNRVSTRRRVTIFRGVYPVSFELAAGIDSQQANTEVIEELQRRGAVRDDDLVIITKGDLNGVAGGTNVMKIIRVGEHIITK, translated from the coding sequence ATGCAGAGAAGAACCAAGATTGTGGCCACGATGGGGCCGGCGACCGACGACCCCAAGGTGCTGGACGAGCTGATTGCCGCCGGTGTGGACGTGGTGCGGCTGAACATGTCGCACGGCAGCTACGAGGAACACGAGCGACGTTCCGAGCTGGTACGCAACCGGGCGCGCGCCAGCGGTCGCCAGGTCGGCGTGCTGGTGGACCTGCAAGGGCCCAAGATCCGCATCGGCCGTTTCACCGATGGCAAGATCCAGCTCCAGCCGGGAGAGCGCTTCATCCTGGACACCGCCTGGGACGAGAACGCCGGCAACCAGGAGCGGGTCGGCGTCACCTATCCCCCCCTGCACGAGGAATGCACGCGCGGCGATACCCTGCTGCTCAACGACGGCATGATCGTGCTCTGGGTCGAGGAAGTGGTCGGCACCGAGATCCGCTGCAAGGTGGTGATCGGCGGCACCCTTTCGAACAACAAGGGCATCAACAAGCAGGGCGGTGGCCTGTCCGCGCCTGCGCTCACCGAAAAGGACAAGAAAGACATCCTCTTCGCGGCGCGCATCGAGGCCGATTACATCGCGATCTCCTTCGTGCGCTCGGCCGACGATGTGCAGGTCGCGCGCAATCTGCTGCGTGACGCCGGAGGGCACGGCGGCGTGGTGGCCAAGATCGAGCGCGCAGAGGCCCTGAACAACATCGACGAGATCATCGACGCCTCCGATGTCATCATGGTGGCGCGAGGCGACCTGGGGGTAGAGATCGGCGACGCCGAGCTGCCCGCGGTGCAGAAGGAACTCATCCACAAGGCCCGGTCCATGAACTGCGTGGTCATCACCGCCACGCAGATGATGGAATCCATGATCCAGAATCCCATCCCGACCCGTGCCGAGGTGTTCGACGTGGCCAACGCCGTACTCGACGGCACCGATGCGGTCATGCTCTCGGCCGAGACCGCCGCCGGCAAGTACCCGGTGAAGGCCGTCGAGGCCATGGACCGGGTGTGCAAGGAGGCCGAAAAGCAGTCCAAGGCGCGCAAGTCCGATCACCGCCTGCACTCGGTGTTCGGACGTATCGACGAGGCCATCGCCATGGCCACCATGTACACCGCAAACCACCTGGGCGTGGCGGCCATTGCCTGCCTGACCGAATCGGGTTCCACGCCCAAGTGGATGTCGCGTATCTCTTCGGGTATCCCGATCTACGCGCTGACCAACCGGGTTTCAACCCGACGCCGAGTCACGATATTCCGCGGCGTCTACCCGGTAAGCTTCGAACTGGCCGCCGGGATCGACTCGCAGCAGGCCAACACCGAGGTCATCGAGGAGCTGCAACGCCGGGGCGCGGTACGCGACGACGATCTGGTCATCATTACCAAGGGCGACCTCAACGGCGTGGCCGGCGGTACCAACGTGATGAAGATCATCCGCGTGGGCGAACACATCATCACCAAGTGA
- a CDS encoding phosphoglycerate kinase, with amino-acid sequence MAFIKLTDLDLAGKRVLIRADLNVPVKDGKVTSDARIAASLPTIKHCMDAGARVMVMSHRGRPEEGKWDEDNSLAPIAADLGEKLGREVPLIKDYLGGGFEVGEGELVLLENVRFNVGEKKDDEVLARKYAALCDIFVMDAFGTAHRAQASTHGVGKFAPVACAGLLLAEELDALAKALAEPARPMVAIVGGSKVSTKLTVLEALSEKVDQLVVGGGIANTFIKAAGYNVGKSLCEADLVDTAKALMEKMKVRGANIPIPTDVVCGKEFSEDAEATLKPVDQVEDDDMIFDIGPDSAKVLAEIIAEAGTIVWNGPVGVFEFDQFGEGTKAISLAIAEAKGFSLAGGGDTIAAIQKYGIYDKISYISTAGGAFLEYLEGKTLPAVAMLEEAAQKLGK; translated from the coding sequence ATGGCTTTCATCAAGCTGACCGATCTCGATCTCGCCGGCAAGCGCGTGCTCATCCGCGCCGACCTCAACGTGCCTGTCAAGGATGGCAAGGTGACCTCCGACGCGCGCATCGCGGCGTCCCTGCCCACCATCAAGCACTGCATGGACGCCGGCGCCCGCGTCATGGTCATGTCGCACCGCGGCCGTCCCGAGGAGGGCAAGTGGGACGAGGACAACTCCCTGGCACCCATTGCCGCCGACCTGGGCGAGAAGCTCGGCCGCGAGGTGCCGCTGATCAAGGACTACCTCGGCGGCGGCTTCGAGGTCGGCGAGGGCGAGCTGGTCCTGCTCGAGAACGTGCGCTTCAACGTCGGCGAGAAGAAGGACGACGAAGTGCTGGCCCGCAAGTACGCCGCCCTCTGTGACATCTTCGTGATGGACGCCTTCGGTACCGCGCACCGCGCCCAGGCCTCCACCCACGGCGTTGGCAAGTTCGCGCCGGTGGCCTGCGCCGGGCTGCTGCTGGCCGAGGAGCTCGATGCCCTGGCCAAGGCCCTGGCCGAGCCGGCGCGTCCCATGGTGGCCATCGTCGGCGGTTCCAAGGTCTCCACCAAGCTGACGGTGCTCGAGGCCCTGTCCGAGAAGGTCGACCAGCTGGTGGTCGGCGGCGGCATCGCCAACACCTTCATCAAGGCAGCCGGCTACAACGTGGGCAAGTCGTTGTGCGAGGCCGACCTGGTGGACACCGCCAAGGCGCTGATGGAGAAGATGAAGGTGCGTGGCGCCAACATCCCGATCCCCACCGATGTGGTGTGCGGCAAGGAATTCTCCGAAGACGCCGAGGCCACCCTCAAGCCGGTGGATCAGGTCGAGGACGACGACATGATCTTCGACATCGGTCCCGACTCGGCCAAGGTCCTGGCCGAGATCATCGCCGAGGCCGGCACCATCGTGTGGAACGGTCCGGTGGGCGTGTTCGAGTTCGACCAGTTCGGCGAGGGCACCAAGGCCATCTCGCTGGCGATCGCCGAGGCCAAGGGCTTCAGCCTGGCCGGCGGCGGTGACACCATTGCCGCCATTCAGAAGTACGGGATCTACGACAAGATCTCGTATATTTCGACTGCCGGCGGGGCCTTCCTGGAATACCTGGAAGGCAAGACCTTGCCGGCCGTGGCCATGCTGGAAGAGGCCGCGCAGAAGCTCGGCAAGTGA
- the gap gene encoding type I glyceraldehyde-3-phosphate dehydrogenase: MTIKVGINGFGRIGRMAFRAIVQDFADDLEVVGINDLLDADYLAYMLKYDSVHGNFKGDVKAEGGNLVVNGKTIRLTAERDPANLAWSDIGVDLVLECTGFFLTEETCQKHIDAGAPKVIMSAPSKDGTPMFVYGVNHETYAGQKIVSAASCTTNCLAPVAKVLHDKWGIKRGLMSTVHAATATQKTVDGPSMKDWRGGRGILENIIPSSTGAAKAVGVVLPELNGKLTGMAFRVPTSDVSVVDLTVELEKPASYDDICAAMKEASQTPGIGDTLSYTDEKVVSTDFRGCGYSSIFDAGAGIALDDTFVKVVSWYDNEYGYTCNMLRFARHVANN; encoded by the coding sequence ATGACGATCAAAGTAGGTATCAACGGCTTCGGCCGCATCGGCCGCATGGCCTTCCGCGCAATCGTCCAGGATTTCGCCGACGACCTGGAAGTGGTCGGCATCAACGACCTGCTGGACGCCGACTACCTGGCGTACATGCTCAAGTACGACTCGGTGCACGGCAACTTCAAGGGTGACGTGAAGGCCGAGGGGGGCAACCTGGTGGTCAATGGCAAGACCATCCGTCTGACCGCCGAGCGCGATCCGGCCAACCTGGCCTGGAGCGACATCGGTGTCGATCTGGTGCTCGAGTGCACCGGCTTCTTCCTCACCGAGGAGACCTGCCAGAAGCACATCGACGCCGGCGCGCCCAAGGTCATCATGTCCGCGCCCTCCAAGGACGGCACCCCGATGTTCGTCTATGGCGTCAACCACGAGACCTATGCCGGCCAGAAGATCGTCTCGGCCGCTTCCTGCACCACCAACTGCCTGGCCCCTGTTGCCAAGGTGCTGCACGACAAGTGGGGCATCAAGCGTGGCCTGATGTCCACCGTGCACGCCGCCACCGCCACTCAGAAGACCGTGGACGGCCCCTCCATGAAGGACTGGCGCGGCGGTCGTGGCATCCTGGAGAACATCATCCCGTCCTCCACTGGTGCCGCCAAGGCCGTGGGCGTGGTGCTGCCCGAGCTGAACGGCAAGCTGACCGGCATGGCCTTCCGCGTGCCCACCTCCGATGTCTCGGTGGTGGATCTGACCGTGGAACTCGAGAAACCCGCCAGCTATGACGATATCTGCGCCGCCATGAAAGAGGCTTCGCAGACCCCGGGTATCGGCGACACCCTGAGCTACACCGACGAGAAGGTGGTCTCCACCGACTTCCGTGGCTGCGGTTATTCGTCGATCTTCGATGCCGGCGCCGGCATTGCCCTGGACGACACCTTCGTGAAGGTCGTCTCCTGGTACGACAACGAGTACGGCTACACCTGCAACATGCTGCGTTTCGCGCGGCACGTCGCCAACAACTGA